A single Paenibacillus kribbensis DNA region contains:
- a CDS encoding glycoside hydrolase family 1 protein: MTKMLKGFPKNFLWGGATAANQLEGAFDVDGKGLSSADMIAYVPKAERKNDHAIEISSERLEDILAGKVNARFPKREGVDFYHHYKEDIALFAEMGFKVFRMSIHWSRIFPNGYDAEPNEAGLQFYDNVFDELRKYGIEPLVTLSHYETPLGLTQKYNGWLGREVIQHYVNYAETVFTRYKDKVKYWLTFNEINVMTMSPFTGGGVVIDRVENKQQAIYQALHHQFVASALATKRGHEIIPGAQIGCMLARIESYPHTCNPEDILKAQHENQMNLFFTDVHARGEYSNYMNRYFEENNIVLQTEPGDAEILKNNTVDFISFSYYMTLTVSAGPEGEKAAGNLIGGVKNPYLQSSDWGWQIDPIGLRVTLNTFYDRYQKPLFIVENGLGAYDKVEEDGSVHDTYRIDYLRQHIAQMKEAIADGVDLIGYTSWGPIDLVSMSTSEMSKRYGFIYVDLDDDGNGTLKRSKKDSFNWYKNVIATNGEEL, from the coding sequence ATGACGAAGATGCTAAAAGGCTTTCCGAAAAACTTCCTGTGGGGCGGGGCAACTGCGGCCAACCAATTGGAAGGAGCTTTTGACGTAGATGGAAAGGGATTGTCTAGTGCAGATATGATTGCCTATGTCCCCAAAGCAGAACGCAAGAACGATCATGCTATCGAGATTTCGTCCGAACGTCTGGAAGACATCCTGGCAGGTAAAGTAAATGCCCGTTTTCCAAAGCGTGAAGGGGTGGACTTCTACCACCACTATAAAGAAGATATCGCCTTGTTTGCAGAAATGGGCTTCAAGGTATTTCGCATGTCCATCCACTGGTCGCGGATTTTCCCGAATGGTTATGATGCCGAGCCGAATGAAGCAGGATTGCAATTCTACGACAATGTATTTGATGAGCTGCGCAAGTATGGTATTGAGCCCTTGGTGACATTGTCACATTATGAAACACCGCTAGGTCTGACTCAGAAATATAATGGCTGGCTGGGACGCGAAGTCATACAGCATTACGTGAATTATGCCGAAACGGTATTTACACGCTATAAGGATAAAGTAAAATACTGGCTGACCTTTAATGAAATCAATGTAATGACCATGAGTCCGTTCACAGGCGGCGGTGTGGTGATTGACCGTGTAGAAAACAAACAGCAAGCGATATATCAAGCATTGCATCATCAATTTGTAGCAAGCGCACTGGCGACCAAACGGGGACATGAGATCATCCCGGGCGCTCAAATCGGCTGTATGCTAGCCCGTATAGAAAGCTATCCACATACGTGTAACCCGGAGGATATACTGAAAGCCCAGCATGAAAATCAGATGAACCTGTTCTTTACGGACGTACATGCCCGTGGGGAATATTCCAACTACATGAACCGTTATTTTGAAGAAAATAATATTGTTCTGCAAACAGAACCCGGCGATGCGGAAATTTTGAAAAATAACACGGTCGATTTTATCTCCTTCAGCTACTACATGACTTTGACCGTATCTGCGGGCCCGGAAGGCGAGAAAGCAGCAGGCAACCTGATTGGCGGCGTGAAAAATCCGTATCTGCAGTCCTCCGACTGGGGATGGCAAATCGATCCGATCGGCCTGCGTGTTACGCTGAATACGTTTTATGACCGCTATCAAAAGCCGCTGTTCATCGTGGAAAATGGCTTGGGTGCGTATGATAAGGTGGAAGAAGACGGTTCTGTACATGACACCTATCGCATTGATTACTTGCGTCAGCATATTGCCCAAATGAAGGAAGCGATTGCCGACGGTGTGGATCTGATCGGTTACACGAGCTGGGGGCCTATCGACCTTGTAAGTATGTCTACTTCTGAAATGTCCAAGCGCTACGGATTTATTTATGTCGACCTGGATGATGACGGTAACGGAACACTCAAACGTTCCAAAAAAGACTCCTTTAACTGGTACAAAAATGTAATTGCAACGAATGGTGAAGAGCTGTAA
- a CDS encoding alanine/glycine:cation symporter family protein, producing MNLVHVLETISSWIWGAPLIILVMGTGLWLTIRLKMLQVFRLPLAIKLIGKAPNEGSGDVSSFAALSTALAATVGTGSIVGVATAIKLGGPGALFWMVVAAFFGMATKYAEGVLAVKYRVKDRNGQFSGGPMYYIENGLGRRFKPLAMLFAFSGMLVALFGIGTFPQVKAIVSSTENSFGVPPIVTALIIATLTALVTIGGLKSIAKVSTKVVPFKTGLYVLICIIVLIRFADQLPAAIALVLHSAFSTTSATGGFAGATIMLAMRSGVARGIFANEAGLGSAPIAAAAAKTKWPAEQGLISMTGVFIDTMVICLMTGLTLLVSGVWSGPTDAGLMTQQAFSSAFPLGAELLTIILIMFAFTTMLGWNYYGERCVEYLLGVKWIKPYRYLFIALVAGGAFIKLDAIWLLADIFNAMMAFPNLIALLGLSGIVVAETRTYMDSLYSNKQKGILAGASVSAAIQVEEKGQTVNS from the coding sequence ATGAATTTGGTACATGTGTTAGAAACGATTAGCAGTTGGATATGGGGAGCGCCGCTTATCATTCTCGTGATGGGAACGGGATTGTGGCTGACCATACGTTTAAAAATGCTGCAGGTATTTCGCCTGCCTTTGGCGATCAAGCTGATTGGCAAGGCCCCAAATGAAGGCAGCGGAGATGTAAGCAGCTTTGCGGCCCTGAGCACGGCGTTGGCGGCTACAGTTGGCACAGGAAGTATTGTCGGTGTAGCGACGGCGATTAAGCTGGGCGGGCCAGGTGCCTTGTTCTGGATGGTCGTGGCTGCCTTTTTCGGGATGGCTACGAAATATGCGGAAGGTGTGCTGGCGGTAAAATACCGGGTGAAGGATCGGAATGGACAATTTTCCGGTGGCCCGATGTATTATATTGAAAATGGTCTGGGACGCCGCTTTAAACCGCTGGCCATGCTGTTTGCCTTCTCGGGCATGCTGGTGGCGCTGTTCGGCATTGGAACGTTCCCGCAGGTCAAGGCCATTGTGTCTTCGACCGAAAATAGCTTTGGCGTTCCGCCGATTGTAACGGCGTTGATTATTGCTACCCTTACAGCACTGGTTACCATTGGAGGACTCAAAAGCATTGCCAAGGTATCGACCAAGGTCGTTCCTTTTAAAACAGGCTTATACGTACTGATTTGTATCATCGTACTGATTCGGTTTGCGGACCAGCTTCCCGCCGCAATCGCACTTGTGCTGCACTCCGCGTTTTCGACTACGTCTGCGACGGGCGGCTTTGCCGGGGCTACCATTATGCTGGCGATGCGCAGCGGGGTAGCCAGAGGTATTTTTGCCAATGAGGCCGGTCTGGGAAGCGCACCAATTGCAGCCGCAGCCGCCAAAACGAAATGGCCTGCGGAGCAAGGGCTGATTTCCATGACAGGTGTGTTTATTGACACGATGGTTATTTGTCTAATGACCGGGCTGACGCTGTTGGTAAGCGGTGTGTGGAGCGGACCTACTGATGCGGGCCTGATGACTCAGCAAGCATTTTCCAGCGCGTTCCCGCTTGGGGCAGAGCTGCTCACGATCATTCTGATTATGTTCGCATTCACGACTATGCTCGGCTGGAACTACTACGGGGAACGCTGTGTTGAATATTTGCTTGGCGTCAAGTGGATTAAGCCATACCGATATCTGTTCATTGCACTGGTTGCCGGAGGCGCGTTCATCAAGCTGGATGCCATCTGGCTGCTGGCAGATATCTTTAACGCAATGATGGCCTTTCCCAACCTGATTGCACTGCTCGGCTTGTCAGGCATCGTAGTTGCAGAAACCCGAACCTATATGGATTCCTTGTATTCTAATAAGCAAAAGGGGATTCTTGCAGGTGCCAGTGTAAGCGCAGCGATCCAGGTAGAAGAAAAAGGACAGACAGTCAATTCATAA
- a CDS encoding LysR family transcriptional regulator, with amino-acid sequence MDFLQLKYFQVTSKHEHVTRAANELYISQPALSKMIRNLETELGVQLFDREGKHIVLNEYGKKFLKRVNQSLSALEQGISEVKEMKNEKVEVITLYVAVGSMLLPELVGKFRDLYPQIRFNLTQHPAMIKKGLAYDFAITSEELANNEHAILLEEEILLGVPKSHPLSAQDTVFLKDLEHEKFISLTPGHSLRKTTDRFFAHTPFEPNIVFESDDPATVRGLIQTGLGISFIPSILWKNVVTEDIKLLQIREPRCMRTIYLSYPAGELHTDIEKSFFEFIIRFFQNIAQR; translated from the coding sequence ATGGATTTTTTGCAGCTTAAGTATTTTCAAGTGACCTCGAAGCATGAGCATGTCACACGTGCCGCAAACGAGCTGTATATCTCACAGCCTGCCCTAAGTAAAATGATTAGAAACCTGGAGACGGAATTGGGTGTGCAGCTATTTGACCGCGAAGGAAAACATATCGTACTGAATGAATATGGGAAGAAGTTCCTGAAAAGAGTGAACCAGTCGCTATCAGCGCTAGAGCAAGGCATATCCGAGGTCAAAGAAATGAAGAATGAAAAGGTAGAGGTCATTACGTTATACGTCGCCGTCGGCTCTATGCTATTGCCCGAGCTTGTCGGCAAGTTTCGCGATCTCTACCCTCAAATTAGATTTAACCTGACCCAGCACCCTGCGATGATCAAGAAAGGACTGGCGTACGATTTTGCGATTACGTCCGAAGAGTTGGCGAACAACGAGCATGCGATCCTGTTGGAGGAGGAAATTTTGCTTGGCGTACCAAAATCTCACCCTCTGAGCGCTCAGGACACCGTATTCCTGAAAGATCTAGAGCATGAGAAGTTTATCAGCCTTACACCTGGTCATTCGCTTAGGAAAACAACGGACCGCTTTTTTGCCCACACCCCTTTTGAACCGAACATCGTCTTTGAAAGTGATGATCCGGCTACGGTAAGAGGGCTGATTCAAACAGGACTTGGCATCTCCTTTATTCCTTCTATCCTGTGGAAGAATGTCGTAACCGAAGACATCAAGCTGCTTCAAATCAGGGAGCCTCGATGTATGCGCACCATCTATCTGTCCTATCCTGCCGGGGAGCTGCACACCGATATAGAAAAATCGTTTTTCGAATTCATCATTAGATTTTTCCAGAATATTGCTCAGCGTTGA
- a CDS encoding ACP S-malonyltransferase gives MKKATSIIGTELRDDEVAMGSTVWIQAALFVKETAIAYRLIEQGIRPQFVAGHSIGAFPAAVIAGVLSFEDALRIVWLRARLMEEAFPEGYGMGVIIGLTKAEVQQAVDLSHSETMPVYLSNMNAEQQIAISGSLEGINKAFMHAKEFGAAKTVLLKVPIPSHSPLMSEVANKLLLKMHTFSMRDAQIPYLVNHTGRKTTAKEKIAEDLALNVAYPVRWMDMAAVCVESGANCFIEMPPGNTLSRLVKQAHKDTRQIAVCEIGLEATQYLIRKWKEQEE, from the coding sequence GTGAAAAAGGCAACAAGCATCATCGGAACTGAACTACGCGACGATGAGGTGGCTATGGGCTCAACCGTCTGGATTCAGGCGGCACTCTTCGTTAAGGAGACGGCAATTGCCTACCGGTTGATCGAGCAGGGTATCCGGCCCCAATTCGTGGCAGGCCATTCCATTGGTGCATTTCCTGCAGCGGTCATCGCTGGGGTTCTCTCGTTCGAGGATGCGCTTCGGATCGTATGGCTCCGTGCCCGGTTGATGGAAGAGGCTTTCCCCGAAGGCTATGGAATGGGTGTGATTATTGGGCTTACGAAGGCAGAGGTTCAACAAGCCGTGGATCTTTCTCATAGCGAGACGATGCCTGTCTACCTCTCGAATATGAATGCAGAGCAGCAAATCGCCATATCCGGTTCATTGGAAGGGATAAATAAAGCTTTTATGCATGCGAAGGAGTTTGGGGCCGCTAAGACAGTGCTTCTGAAGGTTCCGATTCCTTCACACTCCCCGCTGATGTCAGAGGTAGCCAATAAGCTATTGCTGAAAATGCATACTTTTTCCATGCGGGACGCTCAAATACCATATTTGGTGAATCATACGGGGAGAAAGACGACAGCCAAGGAAAAAATTGCGGAGGACCTTGCCCTAAACGTAGCATATCCCGTCCGGTGGATGGATATGGCGGCTGTCTGCGTCGAATCGGGAGCTAACTGTTTTATAGAGATGCCGCCGGGTAATACGCTTTCCAGACTTGTCAAGCAAGCCCATAAGGATACCCGGCAAATCGCCGTGTGCGAGATCGGTCTGGAAGCGACTCAGTATCTGATTAGAAAATGGAAGGAGCAAGAAGAATGA
- the mdcA gene encoding malonate decarboxylase subunit alpha, with amino-acid sequence MNKVLRSWSQKRDKKQEKLGKVEKWLDGKYIDSSRIVDLMEALIEPGAKVVLEGDNQKQASFLSQKLLEVDPGKVHDLHMIMSSISRPEHLDIFEKGIAGKLDFSYSGSQSLRVAQMIDDGTLKLGDIHTYLELFGRLFIDLIPDVVLVAADKSDREGNLYTGNNTEETPTIVEAAAFKDGIVIVQVNEIVDELPRVDIPASWVDVIVQANKPYALEALFTRDPQNITELQILMGMMAIKGIYGKHQVQSLNHGIGFNTAAIELLLPTYGEQLGLKGKIAKHWALNPHPTLIPAIESGWVESIHSFGGEVGMEKYIAARSDVFFVGKDGSMRSNRAMCQVAGQFAVDMFIGSTLQMDRGGNSSTVTSGRLSGFGGAPNMGHDPRGRRHATAAWLDMIERPTELSKGRKLVVQMVETYGANKKPVFVDSLDAIKVKDESGLAITPVMIYGDDVTHVLTEEGIAYLYKTDSIEERKKALAAIAGVTPLGMESNESDVSLLRDRGIVAYPEDLGIMRRQAKRSLLAAQTVNDLVDWSDGLYDPPAKFRSWS; translated from the coding sequence ATGAATAAAGTACTGCGATCCTGGTCACAAAAACGTGATAAAAAGCAGGAAAAGTTAGGAAAGGTGGAAAAGTGGCTGGACGGAAAATACATCGACTCCTCCCGAATCGTCGACCTGATGGAGGCGCTAATCGAGCCAGGAGCGAAGGTCGTCCTGGAAGGAGATAACCAGAAGCAAGCGTCCTTCCTTTCCCAAAAGCTGCTGGAAGTCGATCCTGGCAAGGTGCATGATCTGCATATGATTATGTCCAGCATTTCAAGACCCGAACATTTGGATATTTTCGAGAAAGGCATCGCCGGGAAGCTGGATTTCTCCTACAGTGGCTCCCAAAGCCTGCGTGTTGCGCAAATGATTGATGACGGGACGCTTAAGCTCGGTGACATCCATACGTATTTGGAATTGTTCGGACGTCTCTTCATTGACCTTATTCCAGATGTGGTGTTGGTAGCGGCAGACAAATCAGATCGCGAGGGCAATCTGTATACCGGAAACAATACGGAAGAAACTCCGACGATCGTGGAAGCGGCCGCTTTCAAGGATGGGATCGTGATCGTGCAGGTCAATGAAATCGTGGACGAGCTGCCGAGAGTCGATATTCCTGCCTCCTGGGTCGACGTCATTGTACAAGCCAACAAACCGTACGCACTGGAAGCACTGTTTACCCGTGATCCGCAGAATATTACTGAACTGCAAATCCTGATGGGCATGATGGCGATCAAGGGCATTTATGGAAAACATCAGGTGCAGTCGCTTAATCACGGCATCGGCTTTAATACTGCAGCGATTGAGCTTCTGCTGCCGACCTATGGCGAGCAGCTCGGCCTGAAAGGGAAGATTGCCAAGCACTGGGCCCTGAATCCGCATCCGACTTTGATTCCGGCGATTGAATCCGGCTGGGTCGAAAGCATCCACAGCTTTGGAGGCGAGGTCGGTATGGAGAAATACATTGCGGCTCGTTCCGACGTGTTCTTCGTCGGCAAGGATGGATCTATGCGCTCCAACCGCGCGATGTGTCAGGTTGCAGGCCAATTCGCTGTAGATATGTTTATCGGATCAACGTTGCAAATGGACCGCGGAGGCAATTCGTCTACCGTTACTTCCGGCAGACTGTCCGGTTTTGGAGGAGCGCCGAATATGGGACATGATCCTCGGGGACGGCGACATGCGACTGCTGCCTGGCTTGACATGATCGAGCGTCCGACGGAGCTCTCCAAAGGCCGGAAATTGGTCGTGCAGATGGTTGAAACATACGGTGCCAACAAAAAGCCGGTATTTGTGGATTCGCTGGATGCCATCAAGGTGAAGGATGAATCCGGCCTTGCCATTACGCCGGTTATGATTTACGGGGATGATGTTACCCACGTCCTCACCGAGGAAGGCATCGCATACCTCTACAAGACGGACAGCATAGAGGAGAGAAAGAAAGCACTCGCGGCAATTGCGGGCGTAACGCCTTTAGGGATGGAAAGTAATGAGAGCGATGTAAGCCTGCTGCGTGACAGAGGGATTGTGGCCTATCCGGAGGATCTTGGAATCATGCGCAGACAAGCCAAACGCTCGCTGCTGGCAGCGCAAACGGTCAACGATCTCGTAGATTGGTCAGACGGATTGTATGATCCACCGGCTAAATTCCGGAGCTGGTCTTAA
- a CDS encoding triphosphoribosyl-dephospho-CoA synthase gives MLTTKHSAFATSLAAKAVKALTEEALLTPKPGLVDARDNGSHTDMSIDLMLASARALEDTFREIAIVSYLHPVDQSLREQIALIGREGEKVMLRATNGVNTHKGAIWALGLLTSARAAFPMERDPHQIMSIAGTIASFHDRYRPMQRTNGESVKKKYAVVGAEEEAKLGFPHIRDKALPALLRARACEKTEVEARIEALLALMASVDDTCILHRGQLSDLMAIQRMSAAFLAADGFRTQSGRKLFYRLSEYCNVRQLSPGGSADLLAATLFLID, from the coding sequence ATGCTCACGACGAAGCATTCGGCTTTCGCGACTTCTCTCGCTGCCAAAGCTGTAAAGGCATTGACGGAAGAGGCTCTGCTTACGCCCAAGCCTGGACTTGTCGATGCCAGAGACAATGGCTCTCATACAGATATGTCCATCGATCTGATGCTTGCATCCGCGAGAGCATTGGAGGATACGTTTCGGGAAATAGCCATTGTGTCATACCTTCACCCGGTGGACCAGTCTTTGCGCGAGCAGATAGCTCTAATCGGGCGGGAGGGCGAAAAGGTGATGCTCCGTGCAACGAACGGTGTCAATACACATAAGGGTGCCATTTGGGCCCTCGGTCTTTTAACCAGTGCACGGGCAGCCTTTCCAATGGAACGGGACCCACATCAGATTATGAGCATTGCAGGAACAATCGCATCGTTCCATGATCGGTACCGCCCGATGCAGCGGACGAATGGAGAATCGGTTAAGAAGAAATACGCGGTCGTGGGGGCAGAGGAAGAAGCGAAGCTGGGCTTTCCGCACATCCGGGACAAAGCTTTGCCTGCTTTGCTGCGTGCCAGGGCTTGTGAGAAGACAGAGGTGGAAGCACGCATAGAAGCTTTATTGGCCTTGATGGCTAGTGTGGATGATACCTGTATCCTGCACCGCGGTCAGTTGTCGGATCTGATGGCGATTCAGAGAATGTCCGCAGCCTTCCTTGCAGCAGACGGATTTAGAACCCAGTCGGGCAGAAAGCTGTTTTACCGATTGTCTGAGTATTGCAATGTCAGACAACTCTCACCTGGAGGCAGTGCCGATCTGCTAGCTGCCACATTGTTTCTCATCGATTGA
- a CDS encoding malonate decarboxylase subunit delta, giving the protein MEKLQFQYQTTKPIRKPAHIGVVGSGDLEIIVEPVEGQTTSVSILTGSDGFGQVWENVLTRFFNRYPITANITVHDFGATPGVVMLRFTQVLEVLDYAE; this is encoded by the coding sequence ATGGAAAAATTACAGTTTCAATATCAAACAACAAAGCCCATCCGTAAGCCGGCACATATCGGTGTTGTCGGTTCGGGGGATTTGGAGATTATTGTAGAGCCTGTGGAAGGCCAGACCACCAGCGTTAGCATTTTAACAGGCAGTGATGGATTTGGACAAGTATGGGAGAATGTGCTGACCCGTTTTTTTAACCGTTATCCGATTACTGCCAATATTACAGTTCATGACTTCGGAGCCACTCCGGGGGTAGTCATGCTTAGATTTACGCAAGTGCTGGAGGTGCTTGACTATGCAGAATAG
- the mdcD gene encoding biotin-independent malonate decarboxylase subunit beta: protein MQNSFVELNGRERARALLDEGTFRELLGPLDQIQSPHLEPQGIVPQSDDGIILTLGEIRKQKVLIISMEGAFQGGGIGEVSGAKISGALELALKENERGNKLYPIMIFDTGGVRLQEANYGLLSISEIATQIVGLRKYVPVIGLVPGRVGAFGGMSITAELFTTLIATKKARLGLNGPEVIEQEAGVMEFDSSDKALIWNTIGVNQRFQTGLIDEVVEDTTDAVIEAIDTALKAPAKPAKTEQIDFYLTLLSNLDPAEPWTPERYREFYKQIQPVQQPVPLAKEGAADISDSRGYRWFSRLTGITHPVSDVPSVLAADVEKNGQLCRYVAIVPDASNRFPRVRNGEVGMLEGWTVAQVIKDAIRQDEKKETKRPIIAIIDVPSQAYGYKEEMVGISLALAASADAYATARLEGHPVIGVIVGNAISGGFLAHGLQSNRLIALDDSKVNIQAMSKASAARITKRTIAELDEATKKVPAMAYDVRSYSTLGALYSLLSGIQADDPQNSDVAIVERTISEAIESTKGAPRDLSFRLQTKEALAGGRTATNNVRQALSEQW from the coding sequence ATGCAGAATAGTTTTGTAGAGCTGAATGGACGCGAGAGAGCCAGAGCGTTACTGGACGAGGGGACTTTCCGGGAGTTGCTTGGGCCGTTGGACCAAATCCAATCCCCGCACCTTGAGCCGCAAGGCATTGTTCCTCAGAGTGATGATGGAATCATTCTAACTCTTGGCGAAATACGAAAGCAGAAAGTCTTGATCATTTCGATGGAAGGCGCTTTTCAAGGAGGGGGCATTGGAGAAGTCAGCGGTGCCAAAATTTCCGGAGCGCTCGAACTGGCACTGAAAGAGAATGAGAGAGGGAACAAACTATATCCCATCATGATCTTCGATACAGGGGGCGTTCGGCTACAAGAAGCGAACTATGGGTTGTTGTCGATTTCGGAGATTGCGACCCAGATCGTCGGCCTGCGTAAATACGTTCCAGTTATCGGGCTGGTTCCGGGCCGTGTAGGGGCATTTGGGGGAATGTCCATTACTGCAGAATTGTTTACCACTCTGATTGCTACGAAGAAAGCGCGCCTCGGTCTGAACGGGCCGGAGGTTATTGAGCAGGAAGCAGGGGTTATGGAGTTCGATTCAAGCGACAAAGCCTTGATTTGGAACACAATCGGAGTCAACCAGCGCTTCCAAACCGGATTGATTGACGAAGTGGTGGAAGATACGACGGATGCAGTTATCGAAGCGATTGATACTGCGCTCAAGGCACCGGCAAAGCCTGCTAAAACAGAGCAAATCGATTTCTATCTGACCCTGTTAAGCAATCTTGATCCTGCAGAACCTTGGACACCTGAGCGCTATCGCGAATTTTACAAGCAGATACAGCCTGTGCAGCAGCCTGTCCCGCTGGCAAAAGAGGGCGCGGCCGACATTTCGGACAGTAGAGGTTATCGCTGGTTCTCCCGCTTGACGGGCATTACTCACCCAGTCAGCGATGTTCCTTCCGTACTTGCGGCTGATGTGGAAAAGAACGGACAATTGTGCAGATATGTCGCCATTGTTCCGGATGCCTCCAACCGATTCCCGCGTGTCAGAAACGGCGAGGTCGGTATGCTTGAAGGCTGGACGGTGGCTCAAGTCATCAAGGACGCAATCCGTCAGGATGAGAAAAAAGAAACCAAACGTCCGATCATTGCCATCATTGATGTACCGAGTCAAGCCTACGGCTATAAGGAAGAAATGGTCGGCATCAGCCTTGCCCTCGCTGCAAGTGCAGATGCTTATGCAACCGCTAGATTAGAGGGTCATCCGGTCATTGGTGTGATCGTCGGCAACGCGATTTCCGGAGGCTTCCTCGCGCATGGGCTGCAATCGAATCGTTTGATCGCACTGGATGACAGCAAGGTTAATATTCAGGCCATGTCCAAGGCTTCTGCTGCCCGAATCACCAAGCGGACGATTGCCGAGCTTGATGAAGCTACCAAGAAAGTTCCAGCCATGGCCTACGATGTGCGCAGCTACAGTACTCTGGGAGCACTATATTCGCTGCTGAGCGGAATCCAGGCGGACGATCCACAGAACAGTGATGTAGCCATTGTGGAACGGACCATTTCCGAGGCTATTGAGAGTACGAAAGGAGCCCCTCGTGACCTTAGCTTCCGCTTGCAGACCAAGGAAGCTCTGGCAGGTGGGCGTACGGCAACGAATAACGTGCGACAAGCGCTTTCGGAGCAATGGTAA
- a CDS encoding malonate decarboxylase holo-ACP synthase, which translates to MVIRPHDLIEVSNLKYLSFYEDKEWVTASLRRAPFVVVRRAGLLANSHIPVGIRGTERNQRESALLDPEGVCQLVSPYAIAERQMWNCLSATRRQQPVLQVLDLLAEIMLDWRWGPVGSAGFEIVTQYPTVKETSDLDLVIDGSEVIDYAAAERLVHKLEHLGVRIDIQLETRDGAYVLREILERRASTVVLRTSSGPKLVRNPWQ; encoded by the coding sequence ATGGTAATTCGGCCACATGATCTGATCGAAGTGTCCAATTTGAAATATCTCTCCTTCTACGAAGACAAGGAGTGGGTAACCGCCTCGCTGAGGCGGGCCCCCTTTGTAGTCGTTCGCAGGGCTGGACTATTAGCAAATAGTCATATTCCTGTCGGAATACGTGGAACAGAGCGAAATCAACGGGAATCTGCCTTGCTTGACCCGGAGGGCGTGTGCCAGCTCGTGTCTCCTTATGCGATAGCGGAGCGCCAGATGTGGAACTGTTTATCTGCAACAAGACGGCAACAGCCTGTCCTGCAGGTGCTGGATTTATTAGCAGAAATCATGCTGGATTGGCGCTGGGGACCAGTGGGAAGTGCGGGATTCGAAATAGTAACGCAATACCCAACTGTGAAGGAAACGAGTGATCTTGACCTTGTTATAGATGGTTCCGAGGTTATTGATTATGCAGCAGCTGAAAGACTTGTGCACAAGTTGGAGCATCTGGGTGTTCGAATTGACATTCAATTGGAGACAAGAGACGGTGCCTACGTTCTACGCGAAATTCTTGAGAGACGGGCTAGTACTGTGGTGCTGCGAACTTCTTCGGGTCCCAAGCTCGTTCGTAATCCTTGGCAATAA